ATCGTACCATCCCCAGAAATCTCCGTCAGACGGGCGACGCAGACGTCGACCTCCTGATATCGACCCGAGTTCGGCAGTCGCCGTTCTGGCACCTCTCCGTCGAGGCGGGGTGTCGACAGGCGACGGTGTACAATCACATGTACCACCCGCGGGCGTACATCGACCCCGACGAGGGCGGGTTGGACGCCGAGTACGATCTGTTGGTCGAGGAGGTGACGCTGATGGACGTCGCCGTCGAGCGTCAGATCCGTGTCGAAGGGCCCGATGCCGAGGCGTTCGTCAACTACGTCATCACGCGAGACGCGACCGAGATCGAGCCGATGCGTGGGAAATACGCCATCTGCTGCAACCAGGACGGCGGTATCCTCAACGACTTCGTCCTGTTACGACTCGCCGACGACGAGTTCTGGTTCTCGATCGCAGATGCCGACCTGAAACAGTGGCTGCAAGGGGTCACGGTCAACTCCGATTTCGAGGTCGACATCGACGAGATCGACGTCTCGCCGATGCAAGTGCAAGGCCCGAAATCGCCTGCCGTGATGGAGGCACTCGTCGGAGACGTGGTCGAAGACATCCCGTACTACGGACTGATGGAAGCCACGGTCAACGACATCCCGGTGCTGGTGAGTCAGACCGGCTTCTCCGGAGAGGCGGGGTTCGAGATATACGTCCGTGAGGCGACGGAGAACGCCGAAGGGGTGTGGAACCCGGTCCTCGAGACGGTCGAAGCCCACGGCGGTGCCGTGACGGGGATATCCCATCAACGACGTATCGCTGCCGGAATCATGTCGCTGGGACAGGACATGGACGACGAGACGTCGCCGTTCCAGGTCAACCTCGGCTTTCAGGTTCCCGACGACAAGGACGCGGACTACGTCGGCAAGACCGAACTGGAACGCCAGCAGGAGGCCATCGAGAACGGTGCGTTCCCGTTTACGCACAAACTGGTCGGCCTGAAGATGGCCGGCGAACCGATCCGGGACTACGCCCCCGACTTCTGGATCGTCTCGGATCCGGAGACCGGCGAGGAGTGTGGCTACGTGACGTCGGCGTGGTGGAATCCGGGTCTCGAAGCCAATCTCGCCCTCGCATTCGTGCCGGCGGCGAAACTGCAGGCCGCGACCGACGTGCCGCTCGACGACTCGATATACGACGCGGACGTCGACATGGAGTTCGAAGTTCACCTCCCGGACGAGTACGCGGAGGAGGCCGGCGACCCCGTCTATGCGACGGTAGCGAAGGTGCCGTTCAAGGAGTCAGTCAATCCCAGCGCTCGCGAACAGGCCAAGATTCACGCCAGAGACGAGATGACCGACTCGGGGTCTCGGACATCGGGGGACCGAGAGTAGCTATCGAGGAACATTCGAGACCGGATGCGTACGCCCCCCGCGCCAGTCATTTACGAACCCGCGTGCGATGCCGGTGTGGGCCGCACTGACTGCCCGCGAGAATCGCGGCGACGGGTGAGACGGTCCACACGCGTTTCCTGTTCAGTCGGTTGCCGACACTTAGCACGGCTTGAGGAGTTCGACGACTTCCGCCACTCCCTGTGCGTGCCGGAGTCGTGGCAACTATCACCAACGTTTATAGCGCGGCGGTAATATGCTACTAGGTGACACGGATGAGCCACGAAACTGATCCCTCTCGCCTTCCGGGAGACGAACGACCGACCCCGGACGGTCCGACCTCGCACAGTCTCCTCGGCCGCCTCGCCGCCCATCTCGCGGAGTGGCCGCGGAAATACGTAGACATGCGGGTCGACGCCCTCGATCCGAAGCGCTGACGCCTTTTCGCCGCCTATCCCAGCCCCGCCGCCATCAGGAAGAGTGCCGTCGCGATGACGCCGAACAGCCCGGCGACGAAGCGTTTGATCGTCCGCGTGCTGAGCGCGTTGGAGACGTAGGGGGCGATCTGTCCGCCCGTCACCGTCGCCGGCACGGTGAACACGACCATGTTCCACGGGGTGGACGCGATCGAGAGCGAGTGGCCGCCGACGAGGCCGCCGCCGAAGACGTGGACGAGCGAGGCGAGAATCGCCGTCAGCGCGACGACGATGTGGTTCGTGCCGATGGCGACCCGGACCGGCACCTTGGTCCCGAGCATGGAGATGATGCCGAGTTCGCCGATGCCGAAGCCCGCGAGCCCCTGGAAGGTGCCGCCGATGCTGTAGTTCGCCGCCCGGCGCAGGTAGCCCCCACGGGTGTAGGAGTAGTCGTCGCCGTCGCGGTCGACGCGCGTGACCGTCCCGTCGGCGGCCGTCTCGACGCCCGCAGGGCCGAGCTTGTCGGCGTCGTCGGGGAGATCGGCCGCCGCCGATTCGGCCGCCGCCGTCCCGCCGTCGGCCGCCGCGTCGGCGTCGTCCTCGCTCCCGCCGTGATCCAGATTCGTCTTGAAGAGGAGGTAGGCGGCCGCGAGCAGTGCGAGCCCGAGCAACGCGTGGAAGACGGGTTCCGGAATCACGAAGGAGAGGAGCGCGCCGCCGACGACGAAGGGAATCGCCCCGCCGACGAGCGTGAGCGCCAGTCGGCGGTCGACGAGGCCGTACTGGATGAAGGCGACGGAGGAACTCGAGAGGCCGAACGCCTCGCTGATGAGCCCCACCTTCACCAGCGTCTCGGGTTCGAGGGGGTTGGCGAACAGCGGGAAGATGAAGATGAGGAAGGGGACGAAGATGGCCGACCCGCTGATCCCCACGGTGTTCACGATGGTCGCACCCAGCAGGAAGGGGACGAACAGCCACCAGAACTCCAGCCAGTAGTCCAGTCCTGGGTCGTTCGGCGTCGTCGGCGCCGCGAACACGACGCCGACGATGAACAGCACCGGCGCCGAGAACACGAAGACGTGTTGATACTTCAGGAACCACTTCTGGACGCGGTCGGATGACGAGGCACTCATTGGTCCGTCGTGATCAGGCGTCGATGCGCTCCGTCGTCACCGGCTGGTGCGACGACGCTG
This window of the Haloplanus rubicundus genome carries:
- a CDS encoding sulfite exporter TauE/SafE family protein, which translates into the protein MSASSSDRVQKWFLKYQHVFVFSAPVLFIVGVVFAAPTTPNDPGLDYWLEFWWLFVPFLLGATIVNTVGISGSAIFVPFLIFIFPLFANPLEPETLVKVGLISEAFGLSSSSVAFIQYGLVDRRLALTLVGGAIPFVVGGALLSFVIPEPVFHALLGLALLAAAYLLFKTNLDHGGSEDDADAAADGGTAAAESAAADLPDDADKLGPAGVETAADGTVTRVDRDGDDYSYTRGGYLRRAANYSIGGTFQGLAGFGIGELGIISMLGTKVPVRVAIGTNHIVVALTAILASLVHVFGGGLVGGHSLSIASTPWNMVVFTVPATVTGGQIAPYVSNALSTRTIKRFVAGLFGVIATALFLMAAGLG
- a CDS encoding aminomethyltransferase family protein codes for the protein MTSNHHHPNHPDVDQSDRTIPRNLRQTGDADVDLLISTRVRQSPFWHLSVEAGCRQATVYNHMYHPRAYIDPDEGGLDAEYDLLVEEVTLMDVAVERQIRVEGPDAEAFVNYVITRDATEIEPMRGKYAICCNQDGGILNDFVLLRLADDEFWFSIADADLKQWLQGVTVNSDFEVDIDEIDVSPMQVQGPKSPAVMEALVGDVVEDIPYYGLMEATVNDIPVLVSQTGFSGEAGFEIYVREATENAEGVWNPVLETVEAHGGAVTGISHQRRIAAGIMSLGQDMDDETSPFQVNLGFQVPDDKDADYVGKTELERQQEAIENGAFPFTHKLVGLKMAGEPIRDYAPDFWIVSDPETGEECGYVTSAWWNPGLEANLALAFVPAAKLQAATDVPLDDSIYDADVDMEFEVHLPDEYAEEAGDPVYATVAKVPFKESVNPSAREQAKIHARDEMTDSGSRTSGDRE